Proteins found in one Paenibacillus sp. FSL R10-2782 genomic segment:
- a CDS encoding manganese catalase family protein translates to MWVYEKKLQYPVRVSKCDPHMAKLLMEQYGGADGELAAALRYLNQRYTIPDKVIGVLNDIGTEEFAHLEMIATMIYKLTKDASVEQMKAAGLGEYYAAHDHALYYQSAGGVPFSATYFQAKGDPIADLYEDIAAEEKARATYQWLIDLTDDVDLQDSLKFLREREIIHSLRFHESVEILKGERDRKKVF, encoded by the coding sequence ATGTGGGTATATGAGAAAAAGCTGCAATATCCCGTACGTGTCAGCAAATGTGATCCTCATATGGCCAAACTGCTCATGGAGCAGTATGGCGGGGCGGATGGCGAGCTGGCGGCGGCTTTGCGGTATCTGAATCAGCGGTATACGATTCCCGATAAGGTGATCGGCGTACTTAATGATATAGGTACGGAAGAATTTGCGCACCTCGAAATGATTGCGACTATGATTTACAAGCTGACCAAGGATGCGAGTGTAGAGCAAATGAAGGCGGCGGGGCTGGGAGAATATTATGCGGCACATGATCATGCGCTGTATTATCAAAGCGCAGGCGGAGTTCCTTTTTCAGCGACCTATTTTCAAGCCAAGGGCGATCCAATCGCGGATTTGTATGAGGATATTGCGGCAGAGGAAAAGGCGAGAGCTACATATCAGTGGCTGATTGATTTGACAGATGACGTGGATTTGCAGGATAGTCTGAAGTTTCTGCGTGAGCGCGAAATCATCCATTCGCTCCGTTTCCATGAGTCTGTGGAAATTTTGAAGGGGGAACGAGACCGGAAGAAAGTGTTCTAA
- a CDS encoding collagen-like protein — protein MSFPNIPNVTPTINLTRDDAINLLLSSIAFEELGLSHIINAEGEKIQYVLGTIPGLTGGTATIADVLAVDQSVKSVLDTTVKKELLLQAKLENVLAAPTLAGPTGSTGPTGPAGGPIGPTGATGATGATGATGLTGDTGPAGSAGAVGPVGPAGGTGATGVTGATGAGVTGATGVSGATGVTGATGINITATNAFVANTTGGLITVLLGGTNVTFPGPPQTLSGGVTINGTNDVLTLTNAGTYYINYELNTTVGLLLSSRLLINGVQAPGSVLSPVVSLSSYINDVIVNVAAATTVSVQFFGAVGAATLIGGGATGASLTIIRLN, from the coding sequence ATGTCTTTTCCTAATATCCCCAACGTAACACCTACGATTAACCTAACACGGGATGACGCGATTAATCTGTTGCTGTCATCCATTGCCTTTGAGGAATTGGGACTTAGTCACATCATCAATGCCGAGGGTGAAAAAATTCAATATGTACTCGGTACGATACCTGGACTGACCGGAGGAACGGCTACCATTGCTGATGTTCTTGCCGTGGACCAAAGTGTCAAAAGTGTACTGGACACCACCGTGAAGAAAGAGCTGCTGCTGCAAGCAAAGCTCGAAAATGTGCTGGCCGCTCCCACATTGGCCGGACCCACCGGATCGACCGGTCCGACTGGACCTGCGGGCGGTCCGATCGGACCGACAGGGGCCACGGGCGCGACAGGAGCAACGGGAGCGACAGGTTTGACAGGAGACACAGGCCCTGCGGGTTCAGCGGGTGCAGTCGGACCAGTAGGACCTGCCGGAGGTACGGGAGCTACTGGGGTGACAGGTGCCACAGGTGCCGGAGTAACAGGGGCTACTGGTGTTTCTGGTGCTACGGGCGTAACCGGAGCCACAGGTATCAATATCACCGCTACGAATGCTTTTGTGGCGAATACAACGGGTGGCCTAATAACCGTGTTGCTTGGTGGAACGAACGTTACCTTCCCCGGTCCGCCTCAGACGCTGAGCGGAGGCGTTACCATCAACGGTACTAATGATGTATTGACTCTGACGAACGCCGGAACCTATTACATCAACTATGAGTTAAACACGACGGTTGGTCTTCTGTTGAGCAGCCGTTTGCTCATTAACGGCGTGCAGGCTCCAGGCTCCGTCCTTTCGCCTGTGGTCTCCCTGTCTTCTTACATTAATGACGTTATCGTTAACGTAGCCGCCGCAACAACCGTCAGCGTACAATTTTTCGGGGCCGTAGGTGCAGCTACCCTAATTGGAGGGGGCGCAACAGGCGCGTCACTAACCATCATCCGACTTAATTAA
- a CDS encoding glycosyltransferase, with product MVTVSLCMIVKNEEEALHTCLKSVHDLVDEIIIVDTGSTDRTQEVAASFNARIYDFEWCDDFSAARNYAFDQATQDYQFWLDADDILEEQDRLAFLDWKKQASLSYDSITMDYVLSVDEQGQPLHKLKRNRIVRRDRHFRWIGFVHEFLHVTGSTFHSNMAVTHKKTRAYTDRNLHIYLQHQEQGTAFSERDHYYFGNELYDNGRTVEAIQQYEHYLNLNQGWIEDRIGACFKLADCYGRQGQKQEQRMALLRTLNLDTPRAQFCCAFGNLFIEAEQYAQAIYWFRQATLIEPPQDAMALTNSSYSTWLPHLQLCLCYDRMGDIDKAKFHHRMSQLHHPTHPSVLYNEQYFSQLQQG from the coding sequence ATGGTAACCGTCAGCTTATGCATGATTGTCAAAAATGAAGAAGAAGCACTTCACACCTGCCTCAAATCAGTCCATGATCTGGTGGATGAAATCATTATTGTCGATACTGGCTCTACCGACCGCACCCAAGAGGTGGCTGCGTCGTTTAATGCCCGGATATACGATTTTGAATGGTGCGATGATTTTTCCGCAGCCCGTAACTATGCATTTGATCAGGCAACACAGGACTATCAATTTTGGCTGGATGCAGATGACATTCTGGAAGAACAAGACCGACTGGCATTTCTCGACTGGAAAAAGCAGGCCAGCCTCTCCTATGACAGCATTACGATGGATTATGTGCTGTCCGTAGATGAACAAGGTCAACCGCTACATAAGCTCAAAAGAAACCGGATTGTGCGCCGGGACCGCCATTTCAGATGGATTGGATTTGTACATGAATTCCTGCATGTAACCGGAAGCACCTTTCACAGCAATATGGCGGTGACTCATAAAAAGACACGTGCCTACACTGACCGTAATTTACATATTTATCTCCAGCACCAGGAGCAGGGTACCGCATTTTCTGAGCGAGATCACTACTATTTTGGCAATGAACTGTATGACAACGGACGGACAGTAGAAGCTATACAGCAGTACGAACATTATCTAAATCTGAATCAGGGATGGATTGAGGATCGGATTGGTGCTTGCTTTAAGCTTGCAGATTGCTACGGCCGACAAGGTCAAAAACAGGAGCAACGCATGGCTCTGCTTCGCACGCTTAATCTCGATACACCACGCGCCCAGTTTTGCTGTGCCTTTGGCAATTTGTTCATTGAAGCGGAGCAATATGCTCAAGCCATTTACTGGTTCCGTCAGGCTACGCTGATCGAGCCACCACAAGATGCGATGGCTTTAACCAATTCGTCCTATTCCACCTGGCTCCCCCACTTGCAATTATGTCTGTGCTACGACCGGATGGGTGACATTGATAAAGCAAAGTTTCATCACCGTATGTCCCAGTTGCACCATCCTACTCATCCCAGCGTTTTATATAATGAACAGTATTTCTCACAGCTACAACAGGGATGA
- a CDS encoding glycosyltransferase family 2 protein, translated as MSRPFISLCMIVKNEAERMEACLQSARDVVDEIIVTDTGSTDGTIDICRSMGCSVDSYEWDDSFANARNAGIARATGEWILWLDADEELDTDESGQLHEFVMAIHADTAALKVLNEMDGFVYSCPQIRLFRNDIGYQFVRDIHERLQPPAGKQDTPEAPLLPVTVHHHGYAEKVVEEKEKSKRNIRLLEREKAQAEYDPWCDYHLASEYSRLQQWERAFELINLAVTGFLEQGKLPPALVYKLKYDTLIRHGSLKGIWPGIDKVLQLYPDYVDLYFYKALYLLDQGLLLEAYYEFEKCTRMGDNSWKYVTLRGVGSNYALYYMSICLEKMGRPVEAQATLEAAGIRRSLSDQVLTTQA; from the coding sequence ATGAGCCGGCCGTTCATTTCACTGTGCATGATTGTCAAAAATGAGGCGGAACGGATGGAAGCTTGCTTGCAAAGTGCCAGGGATGTTGTGGATGAGATTATTGTTACGGATACGGGGTCCACGGATGGGACGATAGACATTTGTCGTTCCATGGGGTGTTCTGTTGATTCGTACGAATGGGATGACAGCTTTGCAAATGCACGCAATGCGGGAATAGCCCGCGCGACAGGAGAATGGATTTTATGGCTGGATGCGGATGAAGAACTGGATACCGATGAGAGTGGACAGTTGCATGAGTTTGTAATGGCGATTCATGCAGATACGGCTGCTTTGAAGGTACTCAATGAAATGGATGGTTTTGTATACAGTTGTCCACAAATTCGTTTGTTCCGAAATGACATCGGGTATCAGTTTGTGCGTGATATTCATGAAAGGCTGCAACCTCCAGCGGGAAAACAGGATACCCCGGAAGCCCCACTGCTGCCCGTAACGGTACACCATCATGGATATGCAGAGAAGGTCGTAGAGGAGAAGGAAAAGTCAAAGCGGAATATTCGGCTGTTGGAGCGGGAAAAGGCACAGGCTGAATATGATCCTTGGTGTGATTACCATTTGGCGAGTGAATACAGCCGTTTGCAGCAATGGGAGCGGGCTTTTGAACTGATCAATTTGGCGGTTACCGGTTTTCTGGAACAGGGAAAGCTGCCACCCGCGCTTGTTTACAAGCTAAAATACGATACCTTAATTCGTCACGGAAGCCTGAAGGGCATATGGCCGGGAATTGACAAGGTGCTGCAACTGTACCCGGACTATGTAGATTTGTATTTTTATAAAGCATTGTATTTGTTGGATCAGGGGCTATTGCTGGAGGCTTATTATGAATTCGAAAAATGTACTCGCATGGGTGATAATTCATGGAAATATGTGACTTTACGAGGAGTCGGCAGTAATTATGCATTGTACTATATGTCTATTTGTTTGGAGAAAATGGGGCGGCCTGTGGAAGCACAGGCCACCTTGGAGGCTGCTGGAATACGTCGTTCGTTATCGGATCAGGTGTTGACCACCCAGGCTTGA